Genomic DNA from Microbacterium sp. NC79:
GGCCTTCTCGCCTGTGCAGTGCTGCTCGCAAATAACCTGCGTGATATTGAGCAGGATCGGGAAGCAGGCAAGCGCACCCTGACCGTGTTCATCGGTAAGGTGCCGACGCAGGTTCTGTTCTCGTTGTTCCTGCTGCTGCCGTTTGGCCTCAGCGTGTGGTTTGCCATGTTCTATCCGTTTGCGTGGATGTCGCTTATGGCGTTGCTCGCCGCGCTCCCGGCCCTCCTCATCGTGTGGACGTACCGCACGGCGCGCGAACTCGTCACCTGCCTGGCGCTGACGTCATTCACCGCGCTGATCTGGGCAATCTTCATCGCCTGGACCTTCTTCGGCACTCCGGTCGGCGTCGTCGGCTAACGTCGGCTAACTTCGGCTAACTTCGGCACGGGGTACGACATCCGCACCGCTGATCGATTGGCGCTCTGACAACGACCATGCGCCGCGAACAACCCTTCACCATTCCGCCAGCGGTGCGGAACCGGTTTGAGACGCGCGATGAGACGACCCGGTCATGGGTGGGCGGGTTGCCGACGCTCGCGCGCGACATTTTCGCGGAATGGGACCTGCGTGCCGACGGGCATACGCACTCCGGAGAAGCGGGAATTGTGGTTCCGGTTCGTCGTGCCGATGGTGCGGCAGCTGCACTGAAGTTTCAACCGCCAAGCACCGAGACAGCGGCTGCCATCCTCGCCCTCACGCGGTGGGACGGTCAGGGCGCCGTGCGCCTCCTATACAGCAGTAGCGAGCGCGGCGTGCTGCTCTTGGAACGGCTCACTGCTGATCGCTCGCTGCACTCGGTCCCCGATGACGAAGCGATTCACGTTGTCGGTGGGCTTCTCGCCCGCCTGCATGCCGTCGCTGCTCCCGACGAACTTCCTCGCCTCGACACCGTCGTCGCCGAGATGATGTCGCACGTCGAACCGGCGCGGCGGGTGCTGAGCCCTGATGACCGGGTTCGCCTCGACCGATGGGTCAGCAGGGTGAACGAGGTGCGCAACGATTCATCGCACACGTCGTGCGGCGCCGGTTCGACATCCTGACAGAGATGCTCATCCTCGATCGGCACCGGGCTGCGGCGTGGACGATGGCGCGCCTGCTGCAAAACCTGCTGTGGGACATTGACGACGGTAATCCCACGGTCAGCCCGTCGATGATCGCGGTCGATACCGCCCTCGCCCGTTACTGACCGGCTGGCGGTGCCGCTGAGGGCTAAGGCAGGGGTTGCCGTTGCCGCTACGGCTGGGGCTGAGCGTCGTCGCGCGAAGCGACAGACTGATCAACGACGCCGTCTTCGACGTCTTCGTCACTCACCGTGCGCTGCGGCTTACGGCGGGCAGCCAGTTGAGCGGTCGCCTCGCTGAGGGGCTTGCGCAGGAAGATGATCGACAGCGCGAGTCCGATGAGCGCCGCGAAGATGGCGGCGAGCCAGGGCATCTCCCGGAATACCGCAAACTGCCACATGATGACGAACGGAACCACGAAGGCAGCGAGACGGAGCAGGGAGTACACGAGCAGCTTCACCCCACCAGTCTACGTTCGTGGTTGTTTGGACGCTGTGAAGAGCCGGAGCGACCTACCAGCCTGAGAGCCTAGGATGAAGCCATGAGGTTTCTCATTATCGGTATCGTGATCGCGGTCATCTTCTGGGTGATCAGCATCGTCGACTGCGCCGTTCAGCCAGAGACCCGTCACCGCGGCGTTGGCAAGAAAGCCTGGATCGCCATTGTCGTCCTGCTTCCCGTCATTGGCGGAGCGCTGTGGTTTGCCGTAGGCCGCACGACGATCGGCGCACGCCGTGCACCGATCGCGCCCGATGACAACCCTGAATTCTTGTCGTCCATCGGTTCGACGTACGACCAGAACGAGCGCATCCGACGCATCGAAGAAGAGCTCGCTCGCCTCGACGCGGAAGAAACCGCTGCCGACTCGAACAAACCAGCTCCCAAGCCGGAGCCCGAGCGCCCGGCTGACGGCGACGACTCAGCTCCGCGCGGCGGCGCAACCGGCGCTACGAACTAAGGTGTCCGACTCGCGTCGTCTGGCGTCGGCTGCGACCGATGCCGCCCACGCCCTCCTCGATGAACTGATCCGTCAGGGCCTCCGTGACATCGTCGTATGCCCCGGCTCCCGCTCTCAAGCACTCGCGCTCGCGGCCGCCGCTGAAGCCCGTGCCGGTCGCGTGCGCCTGCACGTGCGTATTGACGAACGCGTCGCTGGCTTCACCGCCCTCGGCCTCGGCCGTGAAACGGGAGTCCCCGCCGCCGTTGTCGTCACCAGCGGAACCGGAGTCGCCAACCTGGCACCCGCCGTATGGGAAGCCCACCACAGCGCCGTTCCGCTCCTACTGCTGACCGCCGACCGCCCAGAAGAACTCCGCGGCATCGGCGCCAACCAAGCCACCGTGCAACCCGGCGCATTCACGAGCTTTGTGCGCGCCGAATGGGACGCGCCCACCCCCACCGAGCTCGACAACGACGGATCCGGTTCCGCCGCCTTCCGCGCGCTCGCGCGATCTGCCTTCGCGGCTGCGACCGGAACCACGGGGTCCGCAACCGAAGGCTCCGGAACCACGGATGCGGAGCACCGCGCCGCCACCGACGCTGGAACCGACGTTTCCGTCTCCGTCCCTGGCCCAGCCGTTCCAGCTTCCGCCTCCATCACTCGCTCCGACGTCACTGGTTCCGCCTCCGTCACTGGCTCTGACGTCATCGGTTCGGCCGCCGCTCTCGGCGCCACTGCGACCGCTGTGCCGTCGCTTGTGCCCACGCCCGGACCGGTGCACGTCAATCTGCCCTTCCGCGACCCGCTGTCTGGCGAACCGCCCGCGTGGACGAAGGCACTCGAACACGTCGAACATCCCGAGGCGCTCGAGCGCACCACGCGTCACGTGGTTGCGCTTGAGCGCGGCCCGCGCACCGTCGTCATCGCCGGAGCCGATGCCGGAGCCGATGCCGAGGAGATCTCGCACGCCGGCTCGTGGCCGCTCATCGCCGAGATCGTGAGCGGTGCCCGCTATGGCCGCCTCCTGGTTCATGGGTACCGGGCGCTGTTGCGTGATCCCGACCTCGGCGGGCGTATCGAGCGTGCCATTGTGTTCGGGCATCCGACGCTGTCGCGTGAAGTCACTCGACTGCTGAGCAACCCCGCGATCGACGTGATCGCCGTTCGAACAGGGGGCGTGCCGCTTAACCTCAACGGCACAACCCGGCATGCCGACGCCGTGACGGTTGCCCGCGGTTCCGCCGATCGTGAGTGGCTCGGCGCATTTATGACCGCATCGCGGGAGCAGATCGTAGACCTGTCTGCGGCGGCTCCCGATCTTGACGGCCTCGCCTCCCTCAGCGGCAAAGCCCGCCGCGCTGCCCTCGACGCCGAGCTCGCCGCCGTGCGCGCGCCCCTCACCCGGGAGCTTCTTGCCGATGCCGTGTGGCGTGCCACGTGGCCGCACGACCGGCTCGTCTTCGGCTCATCGCGACTGGTGCGGGTGGCCGATGCGGTGCTCGGTGGAAAAAAGGTTCCTGTGCATGCCAACCGCGGGCTCGCGGGCATTGACGGCACGATCGCGACCGCTCTCGGCATTGCGATTGCGAGCCAGGGCGATGGATCGCACGGCATGACGCGCGTGCTGCTTGGCGACCTGACCTTCCTGCATGATGTGGGTGCGCTCCTGCTGCCAGCGGATGAGCCGGAACCACGCATCCAGCTGATCGTCGGCAACGACGGCGGCGGAACCATTTTTGATGGCCTTGAGGTGGCATCGGTTG
This window encodes:
- a CDS encoding PLD nuclease N-terminal domain-containing protein, with the translated sequence MRFLIIGIVIAVIFWVISIVDCAVQPETRHRGVGKKAWIAIVVLLPVIGGALWFAVGRTTIGARRAPIAPDDNPEFLSSIGSTYDQNERIRRIEEELARLDAEETAADSNKPAPKPEPERPADGDDSAPRGGATGATN
- a CDS encoding aminoglycoside phosphotransferase family protein — its product is MRREQPFTIPPAVRNRFETRDETTRSWVGGLPTLARDIFAEWDLRADGHTHSGEAGIVVPVRRADGAAAALKFQPPSTETAAAILALTRWDGQGAVRLLYSSSERGVLLLERLTADRSLHSVPDDEAIHVVGGLLARLHAVAAPDELPRLDTVVAEMMSHVEPARRVLSPDDRVRLDRWVSRVNEVRNDSSHTSCGAGSTS
- a CDS encoding thiamine pyrophosphate-binding protein; its protein translation is MSDSRRLASAATDAAHALLDELIRQGLRDIVVCPGSRSQALALAAAAEARAGRVRLHVRIDERVAGFTALGLGRETGVPAAVVVTSGTGVANLAPAVWEAHHSAVPLLLLTADRPEELRGIGANQATVQPGAFTSFVRAEWDAPTPTELDNDGSGSAAFRALARSAFAAATGTTGSATEGSGTTDAEHRAATDAGTDVSVSVPGPAVPASASITRSDVTGSASVTGSDVIGSAAALGATATAVPSLVPTPGPVHVNLPFRDPLSGEPPAWTKALEHVEHPEALERTTRHVVALERGPRTVVIAGADAGADAEEISHAGSWPLIAEIVSGARYGRLLVHGYRALLRDPDLGGRIERAIVFGHPTLSREVTRLLSNPAIDVIAVRTGGVPLNLNGTTRHADAVTVARGSADREWLGAFMTASREQIVDLSAAAPDLDGLASLSGKARRAALDAELAAVRAPLTRELLADAVWRATWPHDRLVFGSSRLVRVADAVLGGKKVPVHANRGLAGIDGTIATALGIAIASQGDGSHGMTRVLLGDLTFLHDVGALLLPADEPEPRIQLIVGNDGGGTIFDGLEVASVASAEDMTRVQYTPQNVDLERIATAYGWGYRRVSTRSELDQALTTHTSNRQIIEVSLPRD
- a CDS encoding DUF4229 domain-containing protein, whose product is MKLLVYSLLRLAAFVVPFVIMWQFAVFREMPWLAAIFAALIGLALSIIFLRKPLSEATAQLAARRKPQRTVSDEDVEDGVVDQSVASRDDAQPQP